A stretch of the Ostrea edulis chromosome 9, xbOstEdul1.1, whole genome shotgun sequence genome encodes the following:
- the LOC125667842 gene encoding dihydropteridine reductase-like, with product MSCAGRILIYGGKGALGSTCVNMFKAKNYWVGSIDLMPNEQADANVVVKPSESWLNQEEEVLKGVESVIGGEKLDAVLCVAGGWAGGNAASKDFIKNADMMWKQSVWTSSIAAALAAKYLKEGGILTLPGAAPCVKGTAGMMGYGMAKAAVHQLVKSLAAENSGLPANSSTVAILPITLDTPMNRKFMSEADFSTWTSLEFVSELFLKWTSDSSSRPENGSLVKLVTKEGNTELKVV from the exons ATGTCTTGTGCCGGTAGAATTTTGATTTATGGAGGCAAAGGAGCTCTAGGTTCCACATGTGTTAACATGTTCAAGGCTAAAAATTAT tGGGTTGGATCCATTGATCTTATGCCTAATGAACAAGCTGATGCAAATGTTGTTGTGAAGCCAAGTGAATCCTGGTTAAACCAAGAAGAAGAGGTCCTCAAAGGGGTAGAGAGCGTGATTGGTGGGGAGAAGCTAGATGCTGTACTGTGTGTTGCTGGAGGCTGGGCAGGAGGGAATGCTGCTTCTAAAG ATTTTATCAAGAATGCTGATATGATGTGGAAGCAAAGTGTGTGGACTAGCTCCATTGCAGCAGCCCTGGCAGCTAAATATCTCAAAGAGGGGGGCATACTTACACTTCCAGGGGCAGCTCCCTGTGTGAAGGGCACAGCTG GCATGATGGGATATGGAATGGCAAAAGCAGCTGTGCATCAACTAGTGAAGAGTCTGGCTGCTGAAAACAGTGGTCTCCCAGCCAACAGCTCCACAGTGGCCATATTACC AATCACACTCGACACTCCAATGAACAGGAAGTTTATGTCTGAGGCTGATTTTTCAACCTGGACGTCATTAGAGTTTGTATCCGA GTTGTTCCTGAAATGGACATCGGACAGTTCCTCTCGTCCCGAGAATGGCAGCCTAGTCAAACTTGTCACAAAAGAGGGCAATACAGAACTCAAAGTTGTGTAA